GCGGCAGCTCGTAGAGGTCCTTGTCGACCGGCGCCTGCGGCTCGATCTTGTTCTTGATGCCGTCCAGGCCGGCCATCAGCATGGCCGAGAACGCCAGGTACGGGTTGCCCGAGGAGTCGGGGCAACGGAACTCGAGCCGCTTGGCCTTCGGGTTGGTGCCGGTGATCGGGATCCGGACACAGGCCGAGCGGTTGCGTTGGCTGTAGACCAGGTTGATCGGGGCCTCGTAGCCGGGCACCAGACGCTTGTAGGAGTTCACCGTGGGGTTGGTGAACGCCAGCAGCGACGGCGCGTGGTGCAGCAGACCGCCGATGTAGTGCCGCGCGGTGTCCGACAGGCCGGCGTAACCGGTCTCGTCGTACATCAGCGGAGTGCCGTCCTTCCACAGCGACTGGTGGGTGTGCATGCCGGAGCCGTTGTCACCGAACAGCGGCTTGGGCATGAACGTCACGGTCTTGCCGTTCTGCCAGGCCGTGTTCTTGACGATGTACTTGTAAAGCATCATGTCGTCGGCCGCGTGCAGCAAGGTGTTGAACTTGTAGTTGATCTCGGCCTGGCCGCCGGTGCCCACCTCGTGGTGGCCCTTTTCCAGGCTGAAGCCGGCCGTGATCAGGTTGGTCAGCATCTTGTCGCGCAGGTCGACGTAGTGGTCGACGGGGGCGACGGGGAAGTAGCCACCCTTGGGGCGGACCTTGTAGCCGCGGTTGGGGCTGCCGTCGAGCTCGTTGGGCGCGCCGGTGTTCCACCACCCCGAGATCGCGTCGATCTCGTAGAACGAGCCGTTGGTGCGCGAATCGAAGGTCACCGAATCGAAGATGTAGAACTCGGCCTCGGCGCCGAAGTACGCGGTGTCGGCCACGCCGGTGCTGATCAGGTAGTTCTCGGCCTTACGCGCGATGTTGCGGGGGTCGCGCGAGTAGGGCTCGAGGGTGAAGGGGTCGTGCACGAAGAAGTTCAGATTCAGCGTCTTGGCTTCGCGGAAGAGGTCGATCTGCGCCGTCGCGGGGTCGGGCAGGAGCAACATGTCGGATTCATGAATGGACTGGAATCCGCGAATGGACGAGCCGTCGAAAGCCAAGCCGTCCTCAAAAACGCTCTCGTCGAAAAACGAAATCGGAATGGTGAAGTGCTGCATGATGCCGGGCAAATCACAGAACCGCACGTCGACAAACTCGACGTTCTCGTCCTTCGCGAGTTTGAAGACGTCGTCGGGCGTCTTTTCCGTCACAGAGTGCTCCTTTACTTGGTGAGATCCGCGGCCTGACGCTAGGGAGCAGATGTTGCCCGTCAGTCAACCCGATGTTGCGCGCACGTTACGTGACCATGCCACACGCAAAAAGTGGCCGCTTTGGCGGCGGGTTCTATTGTGGGGCCATGGATCGCAAGATCGTATCTTTTCTGGTGACAGAGCGCACCGGCCGCCCACCGTTCCGGGCCGGGCCCACCATTTATTCGGACCCCGGTCCGCGCCGATGATGCCGGAATCGCGATCCGCATACCCCGGCGAAAAGCTGGGATTGCCCGAGAATGGGTCGGGCTCGCTGGCGCGGATGGGACGCCGGCTGGGCGCCCTGACGATCGACTGGCTGATCGCGTTGGGCCTGGCGGCGCTGGTCATGCGTTTCGGGTTGATCCCCCAAGGGGCGCTGGCCACCGCCGAGCTGGTGATCTGGTTCATGTTGGGCGTGGTCTCGCTGCGCTTGTTCGGCTTCACGCCCGGCCAGCTGGCGCTGGGCCTGCGGGTGGTGACGGTGGACGGGCGCGGGCAGGTCGGCACAGGTCGCGCGGTGGTGCGCGGCCTGCTCGTCGGGATGGTGGTCCCGGCGCTGTTCACCGACTGGGACGGGCGCGGGCTGCAGGATCGGCTGACCGCGACGGCCGTGGTGAGGCGCTGACGTTTCTCGGTGGCGGCGACCCGCTACGCCCGGCTAATCCTGTAGCGGCGACCCGCTGCGCCCGGCTACGCCGCGCTTGCGATCGCCACCGCCTCGCTTGCGATCGCCGCGGAGCCGGCGACTACTTGCGGCGCACGGTGCGCTGCACGCCACGCATCTTGCCGGCGTTGGGCAGCGGACCCTTGGGCATGATGGCGGCCCCGGCACGCGTCCCCAGCGCGGCCAACCGGGACTCCAGCGTGTCCATCTGCTTGACGGTGATGTTGGCCGGCAACCGGGTGAGATGGCGCTCCAGCTTGGCCAGCGGGACCTCGTCCTCGCCGTTGCCGACGATGATGTCGTAGATCGGCACGTCCCCGATCAGGCGGGCGGTGCGCTTCTTCTCCTGCGCCAGCAGCGGGCGCACCCGAGTGGCCGACCCCTCGCCGACCAGGATCACGCCGGGCCGGCCGATGACGCGGTGAACGGCGTCGAAGTGACCGGTCGCGGCCACGCCCGGGGTCACTCGCCACTTACCGCGCAGGTTGTCCAATGCCCATGCCGCCGCCCCGGTTTGGCCTTCGGCCTTGCGGTAGACCGATTTCTGGGCGCGGCGCCCGAAGACGATGAATGCGACCAGCCCGCCCAGCACCACACCGAGCGGGATCAAGGTGATCATCGTCAGGCCGCCGGCCCAGAGCCCGACGCCCACCGAGATGCCCACGATCAGCACGAAGGCGCCGATCATGTACGGCAGCAGGCGCTTGTCCTCCTGGCGCTGCAGGTTGAACGCCTGCCACAACTGGGTGCGGCGCTCCCGCGCGGCGGCCTTGCGGGCAGCCTGCGCCTGCGCTCGGGCGGCCTTGTTCTCAGCGGCAGTGCGGGTTTTAGCCATAGTCAAAGGATACGTAGGGCCGCGCCAGGCAAACTCCGCTACCGTGCCCCGGCGTCCGAGGCGCGGGCGGCGGCCGCCTGCTGATAGAGCCGCCCCGCGCGATAGGAGGAGCGGACCAGCGGTCCGGACAACACCCCGGAGAAACCGAGCTGCTCGGCGTGCTGTGCGAACTCGACGAACTCCTCGGGCTTCACCCACCGCTCGACGGGGTGGTGCCGCGCCGACGGGCGCAGGTACTGGGTGATGGTGATGATGTCGCAGCCGGCGTGGCGCAGGTCGGCCAAGGCGGTGCGCACCTCGTCGGGGGTTTCGCCCAGACCGAGAATGAGGTTGCTCTTGGTGACCAGCCCGAAATCGCGCGCCGCGGTGAGCACGTCGAGGCTGCGCTGGTAGGTGAAGGCGGGCCGGATGCGCTTGAAGATGCGCGGCACCGTTTCGACGTTGTGCGCCAACACTTCCGGGCGTGACTCGAAGACCTCGGCCAGTCGGCCGGGCTCGCCGTTGAAGTCGGGGATCAACAGCTCGACGCCGGTCGACGGGTTGAGCTCCTTGATGGCGCGCACCGTCTCGGCGTAGAGCCACGCGCCGCCGTCGGGCAGGTCGTCGCGGGCCACCCCGGTGACCGTGGCGTAGCGCAGTCCCATCGTGCGCACGCTGTCGGCCACCCGCCGGGGCTCGTCGCGGTCCAGCTCGGCGGGCTTGCCGGTGTCGATCTGGCAGAAGTCGCAGCGACGGGTGCACTGGTCGCCGCCGATCAGGAAGGTGGCCTCGCGGTCTTCCCAGCATTCGAAGATGTTGGGGCAGCCGGCCTCTTCGCAGACCGTGTGCAGCCCCTCGCGCCGGACCAGGCTCTTGAGCTCGGTGTATTCCGGGCCCATCCGGGCCCGCACCCTGATCCACGGCGGCTTGCGCTCGATCGGGGTTTCGGCGTTGCGCACTTCCAGGCGCAGGAGTTTGCGTCCCTCGGGTGCGACAGTCACATCGCTGATGCTACGCGGGCGGCAGGTGCGTGGTCTTGCACCGGCAGGACCCCGTCCAAGGCGTCGCACACCGCGTCGGCGACGGTGGTGCGTATGTCGTCGACGGTCACCGGGCGGCGCAATTCGGCCGACATGGACGTCACCCCGGCGTCGCCGATGCCGCACGGCACGATGGCGTTGAACGCGCTCAGGTCGCAGTCACAGTTGAGCGCGAACCCGTGCAGGGTGGTGGCGCGCGATACCCGCACGCCGATGGCGGCGACCTTGCGGTCGGGCCGGCCCTCGTCGCCCGGCACCCACACCCCGGACCGGCCCGGGACGCGCACCGTGTCCAGGCCCAGGTCGGCGCACACCTTGATCAGCGCTTCCTCGAGCCGTCGCACGTAGTTCACCACGTCGAGCGGTTCGGCCAGGCCGATGATCGGATATCCCACCAGTTGGCCGGGACCGTGCCAGGTGATCTTGCCGCCGCGATCAGTGTCGACCACGGTGGTACCGTCCATCGGCCGCTCGTGCGGTTCGGTGCGCCGGCCCGCGGTGTAGACCGCCGGGTGCTCCAGCAACAGCAATGTGTCGCTGCCGCCCGCGACGCGGGCGTCGGCCAGCTCGCGCTGCTGCTGCCAGGCCACGCGGTAGTCGACGGTGCCGAGCTGGCGGACGTCGATCAGGGACCGGCTGGACCGGATGGAATCGATCACGTTCGCGACGGTACTCGGCTTGCGCGCGCCAGGCCCAATCCGGTCGACGCGCGGCTGTGGCTAGTCGTGCTCGCGCCGGGCCGTCGCGTAGCCGAGCGCCTCGCCAATGGTGTTGTGGTGGAACACAAAACCGGCGCGCTCCAGCACCGACGGGATCGCCCGCTGCCCCGTCAGCAGGCCTTCGTCGGCGAACTCTCCCAGTCCGGCCCGCACGGCGAAACCGGGCAGCATCAACGGCGTCGGGCGGTTGACCGCCCGCCCGAACGCGGTGGTGAATTCGGCGTTGGTGACCGGCGCGGGCCCGGTCATGTTCACCGGCCCCGACAGCGCGGTGTTCGATATCGCGAACAGCAGCGCCCGCACTTCGTCTTCGAGCGTGATCCACGACATGTATTGCCGCCCGCTGCCCAGCCGGGCCCCCAGGCCCGCCCGGAACAGCGGCCGCAACCGGCCCAGCGCGCCGCCGGCGGGGGAGAACACCAGCCCGGTGCGGGCCAGCACCACCCGGGCGCCGCCGTATTGCGCCGGCAGCGTGGCGGCTTCCCACTCCTCACAGAGCCGGGCGAGGAAACCGCTTCCGGCACGGTCGTTTTCGTCGACCACGCGGTCCTTGGTGTTTCCGTAGAAGCCCACCGCGCTGGCGTTGATCAGGGTTGCCACCCCGGCGTCGGCGACGGCGTGCGCCAGGACTTCGGTGGGGGCGATGCGGCTGTCCCGCAGGCTCTGCTTGAAGGCGCCAGACCACCGGCGCTTGCCGATGTTGACGCCGCACAGATTGACGACGGCGTCGACGTCGCCGAGCGTGTCGGGGTCGAGGTCGCCGCTCTCGGGGTTCCAGTGCACCTCGTCGGCGTTGCTCGGGGCGCGGCGCACGATGCGCAGCACCCGGTGATCGGCGGCCCGCAGGGCCGCGGTGAGGGCGGAGCCGATCAGGCCGGACGACCCCGCGACCGCGACGACGAACTTTTGACCGGCCACGTTCGCGCTCAGAGGCCGAGGTCGGCCTCGAACGCTCCCTCTTCGAGCCGATGCTTGATCGTGGTCAGGAACCGCCCGGCGTCCGCGCCGTCGATGAGCCGGTGGTCATAGGTCAGCGGCAGGTAGCAGATCGAGCGGACACCGATCGATTCGTTACCGAACTCGTCGACGATCACCCGCGGACGCTTGACGATCGCGCCGGTGCCCAGCATCGCGGCCTGCGGCGGAACCAGGATCGGGGTGTCGAACAGCGCGCCCTGGCTGCCGATGTTGGTGATCGTGAAGGTGCCGCCCGAGAGCTCGTCGGGTTTGAGGTTGCCCGACCGGGCGCGCGCGGCGATGTCGGCGATCGCCCGGGCCAGCCCGGCCAGCGACAGGTCGCCGGCGTTGTGCACGACGGGGGAGAGCAAACCCTGTTCGGTGTCGACCGCGAAGCCGAGGTGCTCGGCGTCGTAGTAGGTGATCTCCTTGGTTTCCTCGTTGTAACTCGCGTTCACGTTCGGGTGGATCTTCAGGGCGTCGATCACCGCGCGGGCGATGAACGGCAAGAAGGTCAGGTTCACGCCTTCGCGTTCGGCGAACGCCGTCTTGGCCCTGGTCCTCAACCCGACCAGCCTGGTCATGTCGACCTCGTGGGTCTGGGTGAGTTGGGCTGTGGCCTGCAGGGATTCGCGCGTCTTGTTGGCGGTGATCTGGCGGATCCGGCTGGCCTTCTGAGTGGTGCCCCGCAGGTGCGCCAGCGCCGGCGCCGGGGTGGGCGCGGGAGCGGCCTTGCGGGCCTCGGCGGGCGCGGCGGCCGGCGCCGCCGCGGGGGCCTTGTCGGCCTGCTGCTTGCGCTCGGCGGCCGCCAGCACGTCTTGCTTGCGGATGCGACCGCCCACCCCGGTGCCGGTGACCGAGGTCAGGTCGATGTTGTTCTCGGCGGCCAGTTTTCGCACCAGCGGCGTCACATAGGGGGTGCCGTCGCCGCTCGCGTCCGCCGGCTGCGCCTGTGCCGGTTGGGCTTTCGGCTCGGGCGCGGCCTTCGGCTGCGGCGCGGGGGCCGGGGTGGGTTCGGGCTTCGGCTGCGCCTGGGGCTGGGGTGTGGGTTCCGGCTTGGGTTCGGCTCTGGGCGCGGGCGGCGGCTGCGGCGCGGCGGGGGCCGCGGGCGCGGCGGCGTCGGAGCCGGTGCCGATGCGGGCCAGCTCGCCGCCGACGGGCACGGTGGCGTCTTCCTCGGCGGTGATGCTGATCAGCACACCGGCCACCGGTGACGGGATCTCCGTGTCCACCTTGTCGGTGGACACTTCGACCAGCGCATCGTCGACCTGGACCGAATCGCCGACCTTCTTGAGCCAGCGGGTCACGGTGCCCTCGGCCACCGACTCACCGAGTTCGGGCATCAACACCGGGGTCGCGTCGCCGCCACCGGAGCTCTGCTGGGCGGGTTGGGGCTCCGGCTGGGCCTGCGGCTGCGGCTCGGGTTCGGGTTCGGGCTGCGCGGGGGCTGCGGGCTGCGCCTGCGGCTCGGGCTGGCTCGGCGCCTGGGACCCGCCGTCCTCGGCACCGTCGCCGATCACGGCCAGCTCGCCGCCGACCTCGACGGTGTCGTCTTCCTGGGCGACGATCTTGGTCAGCACACCCGCGGCCGGCGACGGGATCTCGGTGTCGACCTTGTCGGTCGACACCTCGACGAGCGGCTCGTCGAGTTCAACCGTGTCGCCTTCCTGTTTGAGCCAGCGGGTGACCGTCCCCTCGGTGACGCTCTCACCGAGTGCCGGCATCTGGACGGAGAAGGCCATCTTTTTTGACTCCTCGATCGCTCGTGGGTCGGGGCGGGTCGTTCAGCTCGCGTGTGGAAGGCGAAGTAGCAATCCAAAACTATCCTGTCACTGCGCCTTCGTCGGCACACATCCAGGGCAGACAGCGCGCGCTGGCCGGGTGACACCGATCACGCTTGCTACCGTGTGGCCACTGCAGCCAGAGCGGGGAGGTCCGATGCCGCCATCACCACAGCTACCCCAACATTTCGTCGACAGCGCCGACGGCGCGCGCATCGCCGTCTACGAAGAGGGCAACCCCGACGGCCCCACGGTGGTCTTGGTGCACGGCTTCCCCGACTCGCATGTGCTCTGGGACGGGGTCGTGCCGCTGCTCGCCGAGCGGTTCCGGATCCTGCGCTACGACAACCGCGGGGTCGGCCTGTCCTCGGTGCCCAAGCCGGTGTCGGCCTACAGCATGGACCGCTTCGCCGACGACTTCGCCGCGGTGACCGCCGAACTGAGCCCGGGCAAGCCCGTGCATGTGCTGGCCCACGACTGGGGCTCGGTGGGGCTGTGGCACTACCTCAAGCGCCCCGGCGCGGGTGACCGGGTGGCCACGTGCACGTCGGTGTCCGGACCCAGCCAAGACCAGCTGGTCGACTACATCTTCACCGGTCTGCGGGCGCCGTGGCGTCCCCGCACCTTCGCCCGGGCGATCAGCCAGGCGCTGCGGTTCACCTACATGCTGCTGTTCTCGATCCCGGTGCTGGCCCCGTTGTTCCTGCGGCTGACGCTGTCGGTCCCGGCGCTGCGCCGCAACGCGGTCGACAACATTCCCGTCGAGCAGATCCACCATTCCGACAAGCTCGCGCGAGACGCCGCCCAATCGGTAAAAACCTATCCCGCCAACTACTTTCGCTCGTTCACCGGTCGCAAGGAGGGCGTCGCGGTCATCGACGTGCCCGTGCAGCTGATCGTCAACACCGAGGACAAGTACGTGCGGCCGTACGGATACGACCACACCCCGCGCTTCGTGCCGCGGCTGTGGCGCCGCGACATCCGGGCCGGTCACTTCTCCCCGATGTCGCACCCGCAGGTGATGGCGGCGGCGGTGCACGACTTCGCCGACCTGGCCGAGGGCAAGCCGCCCGGCCGCGCGCTGCTGCGCGCCCAGGTGGGGCGCCCCCGCGGGGCGTTCGGCGACACCCTGGTGTCGGTCACCGGCGCCGGCAGCGGGATCGGGCGCGCGACCGCGTTCGCGTTCGCCCGCGAGGGCGCCGAGCTGGTGATCAGCGATATCGACGAAGCGGCCGTCAAGGCCACGGCCGCCGAGATCGCCACCCGGGGCGGCGTCGCGCACGCCTACGTGCTCGACGTGTCCGACGCGCAGGCAGTGGAGGGGTTCGCCGAGCGGGTCAGCGCCGAGCACGGCGTGCCTGACATCGTCGTCAACAACGCCGGCATCGGGCAGGCGGGCGGGTTCCTGGACACCCCGGCCGAGCAGTTCGACCGGGTGCTCGACGTCAACCTCGGCGGGGTGGTGAACGGCTGCCGCTCCTTCGGGCGGCGACTGGTGGAGCGCGGCACCGGCGGCTACATCGTCAACGTGTCGTCGATGGCCGCCTACGCCCCGCTGCAGTCGCTGAGCGCCTATTGCACGTCCAAGGCGGCGACGTACATGTTCTCGGACTGCCTGCGCGCCGAACTCGACGCCGCCGGCGTGGGGCTGAGCACGATCTGTCCCGGCGTCATCGACACCAACATCATCAGCACCACCCGGTTCGACGCGCCCGCGGGAAAGCAGGCCGACGCCGTCGACGGGCGCCGCGGGCAGCTCGGCAAGATGTTCACGCTGCGGCATTACGGCCCCGACAAGGTCGCCGACGCCATCCTGTCGTCGGTCAAGAAGAAGAAACCGATCCGTCCCGTAGCGCCGGAAGCCTATGCGCTGTACGGGCTTTCGCGGGTGGCGCCGCAGGGCCTGCGTAACGCGGCGCGGATACGGGTGATCTAAGCCGGGCTAGGCACGGGGTCCGGCCGCCCCGCGGCGCCCGGTCAGCAACGTCGCGCCGATCCCGATGACCCCGAGCACCGCCAGCGGGATGGCCCACGCGCGGCGGCCGCCCACCGACGACTGGCACTGCGCGACAAAGTCGGTGTGCGGGACGATTTGGTTGAGGATCGGGATATTCGCGCCATTGCTGTTGTTCGCGCTTCTGGCCTCGGAAAGATCAGTCGCGACCGCGTTCCCGCAGCCCACCGAATGGCCATTGCTGTCGGTCACCGACACCGGCGCCAACAAACCGATGACCCCGGCCAACAGCAGTACCGCGCCCACACCGATGATCAACCGTCGCGCCGTCATGGTTTGCCTTTCGCGCCTTTTCCTGCCCGGGATTACGACCGCTAGCAGATTAACCGGAGCGCAGCGCCGGTAAACCCGGACGGATACAGCGCCGGTTGGTGGGTATCCCGCCGCGGTGGCCCAAACGGACCCAGGAGGGAAGGGACTTGTGGTGATCACTGCAACGCGAGAGGTGCCTGTCCCGTGCGAGCGCGTCTGGGAGGTGCTTGCACAGGGCTGGACCTACACCCAGTGGGTGGTCGGCAACAGCCGCATGCGTGCCGTGGATCCGAACTGGCCGGCGCCCGGCTCCTCGATCAGGCATTCCATCGGGATCTGGCCGCTGGTGATCAACGACGCCACGATCGTGGAGGAGAGCGAACCGCCGCACAGGCTGGTGTTGTGCGCCCGCTTGGGGCCGATGGGCGCCGCGCGGATCACGATGCTGCTGCACGAGATCCCGCAGGGGTGCCGGATCGAAATGATCGAGGTGCCGGTCGAAGGCCCGATGGGGCTGGTCCCCGATGCGATCGCGTTGGCCGCCGCGTACCCGCGCAACGTGGAATGCCTGCTGCGACTGGCAGCCCTGGCGGAACGCCTGGAGCCGAGCCAGGTGAAGTGACGGTGCGTGACACCGCCGACGCGGTCGTCATCGGGGCGGGGCACCACGGGCTGGTCGCCGCCGCGATGCTGGCCGACGCCGGGTGGGACGTGCTGGTGCTCGAAGCCCAGCCGGAACCCGGTGGCGCGGTGCGCAGCGCCGAGCTGACGCCGGGCTACATCACCGACCTGTTCAGCTCGTACTACCCGATGACGGTGGCTTCGCCCGCGATTGCGGCGCTGCAGCTCGAGGACCACGGCCTGCGGTGGTCACACGCGCCGGCGGTGGTCGGCCATCCCCGCGCGGGCGCCGACGACGACCCGCCCATCATCTACCGTGACCCGGCGCGCACGGCCGCGGAATTCGCGCGCCGCGAGCCCGCCGACGGCGAAAACTGGTGGCGCGTCGTGAAGTTGTGGGAAGACATCAAGTCGCCGCTGCTCGACGCCATGCTGGCCCCCTTCCCGCCCGTGCGCCCGCTGCTACGGCTGCTGACGAAACTCGGTACGTCGGACGCGATCCGGGTCGCGCGGCTGCTGGTCCAGCCCGCCAACACCATGGTGAGTGAGCTGTTCGCCGGTGAGGCGCCGCGAGTGTTGTTGTTGGGCAACGCCATGCATGCCGACGCCCCGCCCGACGCCCCCATCAGCGGCGCCATGGGGTTTCTGATGACCATGCTGGCCCAGGACTGCGGCTGGCCGGTACCGGTCGGGGGTTCGGGCCAATTGACGGCCGCGCTGGTCAACCGTGCCCGCTCGGCGGGGGCGCGAATCGAGTGCAACGAGAACGTTTCTCGCATCGAGGTGCGGGGCGGGCGGGCGGTCGGGGTGACGACGGCCGGGGGGCGCACGGTGTGGGCGCGCCGCGCGGTCGTGGCCGACGTGACGGCACCACGACTGTTCTGCGACATGCTGCCCACCGACGCGGTGCCGCCCAAGGTGCGCCGCGACCTCGAGCACTTCATCTGGGATCCGCCAGTGGTCAAGGTCAACTACGCGCTGCGCGGGCCGGTGCCGTGGCGGGCGCAACGGCTGCGCGAGGTGGGCACCGTCCACCTCGGGGCCGACGGCGACGGGCTGGTGCGCTGGATGGCCGACCTGAACACCAAGACGGTGCCCGAGCATCCCTTCATGCTGTTGGGGCAGACCACCACCGCAGATCCCACCCGGTCGCCGGCGGGCACCGAAAGCGTCTGGGCCTACACGCATTTGCCGCGCAACATCGCCGACGACGCCTCGGCCGAACGGCTCGCTGAATCGGTGGACCGGGTCATCGAGGAGCACGCGCCGGGCTTCGGCGCGGCGGTGATCGACCGGTTCGTGCAACGCCCGTCGGACCTGGAGGCCAGCGACGCCAACCTGCACCTGGGCGCGCTCAACGGCGGCACGGCGCAGCTTCACCAGATGCTGATCTTTCGCCCCGCCGCCGGAATGGGCCGGGCCGAAACCCCGGTCGAGGGGCTGTATTTGGGCAGTGCCTCGGCCACCCCGGGCGGTTCCGTGCACGGCGCCTGCGGGCGCAACGCGGCCAACGCCGCGCTGGCCGCCAACGGGATCAGCGGCTGGCCGCGGCGCCGGTTGACCCGCGCCGCGATGTCGCTGCTGACGAAGTAGTGCGCGCTTTCTCTCGGTCGCTGACCGTCACGCCGCCGTGACGCTCGGCGAGCACGCAGCCCCTTGCTAGCCGTTTTCGCAGATGTCCTCGAGCACCGCGAACATGGTGCGGACCGGCACACCCGTGGCGCCCTTGGGCGAATACCCCCACGGTCCGCCGGTGTTGTAGGCCGGCCCGGCCACGTCGATGTGTGCCCACCCCACGCCGTCGGCGACGAACTCGCGCAGGAACACGCCCGCGACCAGCATGCCGGCGAAGCGCTGCCCGCTGATGTTCGACAGGTCGGCCACCGTGGACTTCAGGTCTTCCTTGAGTTCGTCGGGAAGCGGCATCGGCCAACCGTTTTCGCCCACCCGCTGCGAGATCGCGGCCACGCGGTCGCGGAACTCGTCGCTGCCCATCACGCCGGGAATCCGGCTGCCCAGCGCCACCGTCTGCGCGCCGGTCAGCGTGGACGTCTCGATCAGATAGTCCGGGTCGTCCTCGCACGCGCGCACGATGGCGTCGGCCAGAATCAGCCGGCCCTCGGCGTCGGTGTTCTGCACCTCGACGGTGATGCCGCCGTACTGCGTCAGCACGTCACCGGGGCGCTGGGCCGTCGCCGAGGGCATGTTTTCGGCCATCGGCACGGTCGCGATCACGTCGATGGGCAGCTGCAACTGCGCGGCCAGCGCGACGGTCGCGATAACCGCCGCGGCCCCGCCCATATCCGAGGTCATATGGTGCATCCCGGCCGCCGGCTTGATCGAGATGCCGCCGGTGTCGAACGTGACGCCCTTGCCCACCAGGGCGACTCGCTTCGCCTGCTTGGACCGCTTGGCCAGCTTCGAACCCCGATGGGTCAGCCGCACCAGCCGCGGCGGCCGCGACGACCCCTGGCCGACACCGATGATCCCGCCGTAGCCGCCCTTCTGCAGCGCCTTGTCGTCGAGCACCTCCACCTCGAGGCCCACCGACTCGCCCAAAGCCCTTGCGCGCTTGGCGAATTCGTCAGGAAACAGGTGGCTCGGCGGGGTGTTGACGAAGTCGCGCGCGGTGGCGACGGCCGTTGCGACGGCCGCACCGTGCGCGGCGTCCTTCTTGGCGTCCTTAGCGGTCGCGAGCACCGTGATCTTGCCCAGCCCTTTATCTTTGGGCGCGGTCTTGGGGCTGCGGAAATCGGTGAATCGGTAGCTGCCCAGGATCAGGCCTTCGACGGCGGCCGAGGCGACGCCCTCCCCGGGCAGCTCGCCGAGCGTGGTGAGCACGGCCGCGGTGTTGCCGAGCGAGCGCGCGGCCACACCGGCGGCGCGGCGGACCGTGTCGGCCGGCCACTCAGGTCGCGGCTTGCCCAGGCCGATCGTCAGCACGCTGGACACCGGCAGCGACGGCACCACCAGCCGGTGCACCTGGTCGGCGCCGCCGGTGGCCTCCAGGGCGCGCAGCCCGGATTCGATCTCGGCGATCGCGCCCGAGGACAGGAACGGCTCGGCCGAAGCGACGGCCGCGCCCGGCTTGTCGTCGTCGCCCGTGGAGACGACGGGCACGATCAGCACGGTGGACGCGGTGGCGCGCCGGGGCAGCGAGGAGGCGACACTGACAGCGGGGGAGGCGTAACCGGGTTCGTTGCTCATCCGCATCACCCTAACGGGCCGCCCGGCGCGGCCCCTTAGGGTGAAGAGTCGTGAGCAACGAAGCCGACCTTCTGCACGGACCGTTAGAAGACCGTCACCGCGACCTGGGCGCCAGCTTCGCCGAGTTCGGCGGCTGGCTGATGCCGGTGTCGTATGCGGGCACGGTCAGCGAGCACACCGCGACGCGCAACGCCGTCGGCCTGTTCGACGTCAGCCACCTGGGCAAGGCGTTGGTGCGCGGGCCGGGCGCCGCGCGGTTCGTCAACGCCGCGCTCACCAACGACCTCAACCGGATCGGGCCCGGCAAGGCGCAATACACCCTGTGCTGCACCGAATCCGGCGGCGTGGTCGACGACCTGATCGCCTACTACGTCGACGACGACGAGATCTTTCTGGTGCCCA
The sequence above is drawn from the Mycobacterium marseillense genome and encodes:
- a CDS encoding leucyl aminopeptidase, with protein sequence MSNEPGYASPAVSVASSLPRRATASTVLIVPVVSTGDDDKPGAAVASAEPFLSSGAIAEIESGLRALEATGGADQVHRLVVPSLPVSSVLTIGLGKPRPEWPADTVRRAAGVAARSLGNTAAVLTTLGELPGEGVASAAVEGLILGSYRFTDFRSPKTAPKDKGLGKITVLATAKDAKKDAAHGAAVATAVATARDFVNTPPSHLFPDEFAKRARALGESVGLEVEVLDDKALQKGGYGGIIGVGQGSSRPPRLVRLTHRGSKLAKRSKQAKRVALVGKGVTFDTGGISIKPAAGMHHMTSDMGGAAAVIATVALAAQLQLPIDVIATVPMAENMPSATAQRPGDVLTQYGGITVEVQNTDAEGRLILADAIVRACEDDPDYLIETSTLTGAQTVALGSRIPGVMGSDEFRDRVAAISQRVGENGWPMPLPDELKEDLKSTVADLSNISGQRFAGMLVAGVFLREFVADGVGWAHIDVAGPAYNTGGPWGYSPKGATGVPVRTMFAVLEDICENG